Genomic segment of Arachis hypogaea cultivar Tifrunner chromosome 16, arahy.Tifrunner.gnm2.J5K5, whole genome shotgun sequence:
TACACAGACAagaccaaaaagaaaagaagagaatagataacaaaattcaaagtaaaatcaTATGAAATTACCTCCTATCGTTTGTATTCACAAAAAGTGGAGCATAGCTAATCATGTGGACAACATCACTACGCCAGAAGATTAGGTGGAAATGGAAAATGGTAAATATTTGTCGTTAGCGAACTAGATAAAGAAACATAATTAAAATGTCATGAGGAGAAACAATCAACCTGTTCCTTTCTAGTCCAATAAGGAAACCAGCTTCAGCTAGAGCCGCCTTAAGGCTTCCTGTCCCGGCATCGGATCCAGTCACAGCATACTCACTTACAAAAGCCTGTACATATTTGAACAGATTGAGCATTCATGATTTTGTTCATGAACTTCATTTCTCAATAACCAAAGCATACAAGGGTGTATTTAATAGGGGATCATCCAACCTTTGGTCCAGTACGAGATGTACGGTCAAATGCAGTTGCTCTGGAAAACATGTCCTTGGCATTTGTATAAAGCTAATTATGAGAAGAGTATGAAAATTGATTATTCAAGTAgatcaataattaatatataagaaTATTAATTCTCATAACTGAAACAAAACTCTATTGAGGTTTGCAATAAAAAAATTGTGCAGACATATTACATGATAATCATATAAATCAGCTGGATGATTCAATGGTTGAGAAGAAGCATCACAATTAGAAATGATTTGGATATCTGGATAAGCACTTCTTATGGCACTATAGAATTTCAGGTAGTTTCCTGGTCAATCAAAATTTAACAGAAAGGAAAACGCATCAAATTACTGTAACTCTATTAAGGGGACTTAAGAAGAAATCCATTACTGTTTATTAGAATTTAATATATCACAAACTAATATAGAAATCAAACAGTAATTGTTGGTTCTCATATTTGCATATACAACCCAAAGTCTTAGGGTATGTTAATAAAGAACATACCAGACATGATGTTCttacattgaaaaaaaaaaaggagacacATACCTCTATAGTTCTTTTTGTTACAATCCTCGTTTCCAACAGCGACATATTTTAGATCAAATGGCTCTGGGTGTCCCATAGAAGCTCTAAGGGAACCCCATTTTGAACTGGCATCACCTCTTGCAAACTCAATTCCATCAAGGGCTTCCTGCATTCAGGAGTTCGTGATCTTTCGATCAATTCTGAAGCCTAGTTTCTTGAAAATAAAAGGAGAGAAGAGGGGCGGCCGGGCGGGGGAGGGGGGGGGAGGAAAAAATAAgagggaaagagaagagaacagtgAAATAATATACTTGGACGAAAGGTAAAACGGCAGTTGTATCAACTTGATCTTGATGGCTGATACCTAAAAATGAAAGATTCAATTAGAAGGCAGAGACAAGGTAATCAAACATTAAAGAAaacttaattgaaaaataaacaccaaaataaataaataaataccatTATTAAACACCCAAATTGGTGCTGCACCCAAATCCTCTGCTAGCTGAtcaagaaaattaataataatgcaAATACATGTCATTTTACTTGCATACCAGAAGGTGGAAGATTTCAACAAAATATTAAAGTCATACATTCCTAATACACAGAATAATAATTGCAAATAGGAATTTACTTGAAGAAACTCAAAATAGCCGAGTCCATCATCAGTCCAATACATCCAAACATCACCAAAGTGGCCAGGTCTCTCCTCCCATGGCCCAACACTTTCTTTCCATCGAAACGCATTTCTTAACCATTCTCCTTCAACAAAACAACCACCTAATACAATATAATGAAATTTAGCATTCCCTCAAAGTTAGTTGAATCTATTATTAGGTTACTCATAGAAAGAACCTATAGTTTCTTCACGCATTAAAAATTTTATCAGCATAATTGAAAGTGAAACAAAGGGGACCTGTTGACATTGATAACTTTATTATGTTACACTTTGACATagggaaagaacaagaaaatcttaAAATGGATTAACTATCTCTAGGAGTTTTGATCAGCACCAAGTCACTGAGTTCCAATAATAAAACAAGCCTTTCCATTCCCTGAATTATGTATATACCTGGAAATCTGATAAATCTTGGTTTCATATTTGCTAGCATTCCGAAAAGGTCACTCCGGAAACCATGTCCCTACGGCAGTCAAGGTTGAAGATGTTAACAGAGTGAGCAAGGAAAGGAGAACGCAATATTGCCGACAATGAGTTCAATTACGAATAACATTTCACGCATATTGTAGTTCCATCAGAGAATATAAAGTTTTTCATTAGTACAAATTTTATCTCTAAACAAGGGCTATCTTAAAGAATAAGTCACTTAAAAAGTGATAAAACACGGCATTTTAAGCCAGTTTTATTTTGATAATGTTCATTTTCCTTTTATTGTCAAATGGTATAAAATAGCAGATATGTATCAAGATTAAAATATATGGTATATTTAACAATGATATGACAAGAAAGAGATTCACAGAATAACTAAGTCCCTTAACAAGCAATTGTTTGGTGAACAATCAATATCCCTCCTCTCATTTCGCAACACAAGTACTTGTGAAAATTTAGGGTTGGAAATATATCATCTGAGATAAGGAAATAAATTCAGGATAAAACCAACCTTATATGTGTCCTGGGGCATAGCCGACACTTGGTCGAACCATATCACACCTTTTGTGGTTGTTGTTAATTGAAGTCTTGCATTGTGATCTGTTGCCTTGGCCTCCAATATGGTCTCTACCTTTGTCCAGTTTGAAACATCAGAAGCAGAACCTCTGCAGGAACCATTATTAGAATCACGTACAGATGCAAAAGAAATCGGGAATTAACACTGTTGTGCTTAGCAGTTAAGAGTCCTTATAGAAAATCAGAATGGAACTTACGTTATCTCAGCTGAAGCCAGGTTTCCCAGACCATTTGATCCGGTGAATGACACTACTAAGTTGATTGATCCTGTTGAACGAACATAGAAGACCACTTTGTATTTCTTCCCTTGCTCGATATTCTGAAAGAAGATAAAGTTAATAAAGGTATTCTCAGTTCCAATCATAGATTGAACATAATGAGTTTCTGATTTAAAATTTGTACCTAAATAATGGAAACTAAATGACAGCTATAGACTGTGTTTAATCTTAAAAACATTTTGTAAACAATTGAAAGACGCAAGGAAATATCAACTAGTCTCACCATGCCCCAGAAACCAGGGTTATAGACACCAACTCCGCCAGTTGGGCAGATATTGTCACCTGTTGTGTCACATAACACCTCCAACCGAAGTGCAATCTTATTGCGATCAAACAGGGAGGTACGATCAGTCTCGACATTTATATATGATACATTTCCAATAATTGCCCAGGGATCAATATTTGATGGAGTATTAGGTCCACCAGCTTCAAATCCTGgaacaagaattaattatatttcaaaTGATCTCGAAGgcattctttaaataaaatagttCACTCTTGATCGACGATAAAGTAAGATCACCCTTCAACCATTATATTAATACACTTCTCTTAAGaaagtgataaaaagatttaGATGAAATATTGTGGAAAAACTTTTCACTGTTAGTTTGTCATTTAAAAGTTCTGGGAACATGGAAATAACCTCTGTTGCTTACGAGCTCTGCCCACAATCCCCCGGCACCAGCATGATTTATCTCCTGCAGATGAAATTCAAGAAATCAATCTCTTTCTGATATGTGAAGCACAAGGTGATATCAAATCGGATACAcaggtgcattacataaagcAAATGTCTATAGTCTTCAAAGTCCAATGCGATTCCTTTGGTAATCCATATTTTTATTCCTACTGGCTATTAATTTAACTCTTCAGATATCAATATCATTggtaaaatctttttcttttctcttgcaGACTTTACATTCATAGGCTTCTCTTCTACAAATTGTATGCATTATAGTCAAGTTACTCTCTAATCTAGTTCaggataaaaatttattatacacCAGAAATAAGGGCAATTCTTGAACTAATTAgcataaaattgaattaatttataaCATATTACAATCCAATTAATATGGACAATATTTGTTTATTTCTTGGGGTGATATGATCCTCACAGTTGATAGATAGTGTATGCTTGAAATAACGGGAAACTAAGACTTGACAGCCTCCACATCAGATCAAAACTGCGATGTAAATAGCAATtccaaaaggattggagagagagaaAATAAGCTTAGTCTCACCTCAAAGAATATTCCCAAAAGGGTGTCCGGTATCGGACTTCCAGATGAATCAGAAGCATCTACAGTGAGGGTTGTGTTTAGATCAGCATCTACTTTAACAGCAGAACTTTGGAACACAACAAGGCAAAGGGCTATGAACACTTGGAGTAGAACAGCACTATGTGAACCCATTTTGGATCACAACATTCAATCTATCTGCACTCTGAAACAACACAATGCAATGAAAAAAAAGGGAACATTTCATTTAAGCAAGTTAACAAACAGTTTTAATGCATCACAACACCGCTTAATCCTAGAATATGACAAAAAGCACCAACCCTCTTTATGGTATCTGGATAGAACAGAAAAAACACCATGAACAAGATAAATATAAAGGCTAAGCTACAAGATACTTGCAGCTATGACTTAACAACTAAGACTTAACAGCTACAAACACCATGAACATTTCAGTAATGTGATGGAACTGTTCAATGTGAACTCTAATTCAGAAAAATCCAAAACTGGAAAGAAGTTATCCAAATTTTCAGATGACTAACTAAATTATCAAAATGAAC
This window contains:
- the LOC112754665 gene encoding alpha-L-arabinofuranosidase 1, producing MGSHSAVLLQVFIALCLVVFQSSAVKVDADLNTTLTVDASDSSGSPIPDTLLGIFFEEINHAGAGGLWAELVSNRGFEAGGPNTPSNIDPWAIIGNVSYINVETDRTSLFDRNKIALRLEVLCDTTGDNICPTGGVGVYNPGFWGMNIEQGKKYKVVFYVRSTGSINLVVSFTGSNGLGNLASAEITGSASDVSNWTKVETILEAKATDHNARLQLTTTTKGVIWFDQVSAMPQDTYKGHGFRSDLFGMLANMKPRFIRFPGGCFVEGEWLRNAFRWKESVGPWEERPGHFGDVWMYWTDDGLGYFEFLQLAEDLGAAPIWVFNNGISHQDQVDTTAVLPFVQEALDGIEFARGDASSKWGSLRASMGHPEPFDLKYVAVGNEDCNKKNYRGNYLKFYSAIRSAYPDIQIISNCDASSQPLNHPADLYDYHLYTNAKDMFSRATAFDRTSRTGPKAFVSEYAVTGSDAGTGSLKAALAEAGFLIGLERNSDVVHMISYAPLFVNTNDRRWNPDAIVFNSYQFYGTPSYWVQLFFSESSGATLLKASLQSTLSNSLVASAITWKNPVDGNNYIRIKVVNFNLNAVNLHISFNGLDPNTVQLSGSTKTVLTSSSLTDENSFSQPKKVVPIQSLLQSVGREVNVVVPPYSFTSFDFLKQSTNLEIIRSDSSSRASI